In the genome of Vicia villosa cultivar HV-30 ecotype Madison, WI unplaced genomic scaffold, Vvil1.0 ctg.000835F_1_1, whole genome shotgun sequence, one region contains:
- the LOC131631510 gene encoding CBL-interacting serine/threonine-protein kinase 8-like, with protein sequence MVLRKVGKYEIGRTIGEGTFAKVKFAQNTETGESVAMKILDRSTIIKHKMADQIKREISIMKLVRHPYVVRLHEVLASRTKIYIILEFITGGELFDKIVHHGRLSEAESRRYFQQLIDGVDYCHSKGVYHRDLKPENLLLDSLGNMKISDFGLSALPEKGVSMLRTTCGTPNYVAPEVLSHKGYNGAPADVWSCGVILYVLMAGYLPFDELDLTTLYSKIDKAEFSCPAWFPMGAKSLIQRILDPNPEHRITIEQIRNDEWFQKSYVPVHLLEYEDVNLDDINAAFDSDEDQRDNPQCEVEDTGPLVLNAFDMIMLSQGLNLASIFDRGQDTMKYQTRFVTQKPVKVVLTSMEVVAQSMGFKTHIRNYKMRIEGISANKKSHFSVILEVFEVAPTFFMVDIQKAAGDSSEYLKFYKNFSSNLEDIIWKSPYETSKLKTPKNRSKRP encoded by the exons ATGGTGTTGAGAAAAGTGGGGAAGTATGAAATTGGAAGAACAATTGGTGAAGGAACCTTCGCGAAGGTTAAGTTCGCTCAGAATACTGAAACTGGTGAAAGCGTTGCTATGAAGATTCTCGATCGTAGCACCATCATCAAGCATAAAATGGCCGATCAG ATCAAGAGGGAGATTTCTATTATGAAGCTAGTCAGACATCCATATGTTGTTCGCCTCCATGAG GTTCTGGCCAGCCGTACTAAGATTTATATCATATTGGAATTCATCACAGGTGGTGAATTGTTCGATAAAATT GTACACCACGGGCGTCTCAGTGAAGCTGAATCTAGGAGATACTTCCAACAGCTTATTGATGGTGTAGATTATTGCCACAGTAAGGGAGTTTATCATAGAGATTTAAAG CCGGAAAACCTTTTACTTGATTCACTAGGAAATATGAAGATTTCAGATTTTGGTTTGAGTGCTTTGCCAGAAAAA GGGGTTAGTATGCTGCGTACAACTTGTGGAACTCCAAATTATGTAGCTCCTGAG GTACTCAGTCACAAGGGTTATAATGGTGCTCCAGCAGATGTTTGGTCCTGTGGTGTTATACTCTATGTTCTAATGGCGGGATATCTTCCCTTTGATGAGCTTGATCTTACCACGCTATACAGTAAG ATTGACAAAGCGGAGTTTTCATGCCCTGCTTGGTTTCCTATGGGAGCGAAATCTTTGATACAGAGAATTTTGGACCCAAACCCTGAACAT CGTATTACCATTGAGCAAATTAGAAATGACGAGTGGTTCCAAAAAAGCTATGTTCCTGTCCATCTCCTCGAGTATGAAGATGTAAATCTGGACGATATAAATGCTGCGTTTGACAGTGATGAG GATCAGAGGGATAATCCGCAATGTGAGGTTGAGGACACGGGTCCTTTAGTTCTTAATGCATTCGACATGATAATGTTATCTCAAGGCTTAAACCTTGCTTCAATCTTCGATCGGGGACAG GACACTATGAAATACCAAACACGCTTCGTCACTCAAAAGCCAGTGAAAGTGGTTTTAACAAGTATGGAAGTTGTGGCACAATCAATGGGATTCAAGACGCATATTCGTAACTATAAG ATGAGAATAGAGGGTATTTCAGCAAATAAGAAATCTCATTTCTCAGTTATATTGGAA GTTTTTGAAGTTGCTCCCACATTTTTCATGGTGGATATTCAGAAAGCAGCTGGAGATTCCAGTGAATATCTCAAG TTTTACAAGAATTTTTCTAGCAACCTCGAAGATATCATTTGGAAATCGCCTTATGAAACAAGCAAATTGAAGACCCCCAAGAATAGAAGCAAAAGACCCTAG
- the LOC131631509 gene encoding putative pentatricopeptide repeat-containing protein At5g52630 yields the protein MNLHSMLSLPSPVAVTATLNLHPQFRKYPTSSIPLHKGQSISLQKRHISTHLDPNKHLNFQEALSLAKEGKEEVDTSFYIPLLQQCLENGSISSTQIIHCSIVKTGNHEDPFLATFLLNVYAKCGNMECARRAFDHINRKNDVAWTNLMKGYVQNSMPDRAIHLFQEMLLHSECYPSTYTLALALNACTSLQSLKLGEQLHAYIIKCHVDFDTSIGNALCSLYSKCGGRLEFGLKAFRRIREKNVISWTAMISSCGENGKPMKGLRVFVEMFLDEVQVQPNEYTLTCVLSQCCEVKCLEFGIQVHSLCAKLGYESDLRIRNSLLYLYLKCGCTGEAQRLFKGMDDVDLVTWNAIMAGHAKIMELSKDNVSAYRSGSEALKLFAELNRSGMRPDSFTFSSVLSVCSRMMALEQGEQIHARMIKTGILSDVVVGSSIIKMYNKCGSIEKASKVFLEMSIRTMILWTSMINGFAQHGWSKHALNLFEDMKLVGVRPNKITFVGVLAACGNAGMADEAFNYFEIMQKEYKLKPVMDHYACLVDMLVRLGRLKEAFDFIKKMDYEANELIWSKLIAGCLSLGNLELGCDAAEKLLSLKLKDTETYELLLNTYVSAGRFEEVSLVKNIMKEEKVEKLKDWSWISIKDRVYSFETNDIAQVQTSLVSKSLEDLLAKAKNLGYEMLENVEISDKEHEEKTSSTIYHSEKLAIAFGLENLPNSSPIRVVKNTLMCRDCHNFVKYISTLTSREIIVRDSKRLHKFVNGQCSCGNVGGFLLYPL from the exons ATGAATCTACACTCCATGCTTTCCTTGCCTTCTCCAGTTGCTGTCACTGCAACTCTTAACCTCCACCCACAATTCAGAAAATATCCAACTTCTTCTATTCCACTACATAAG GGTCAAAGCATTTCATTACAGAAAAGGCACATATCAACACATTTGGATCCAAACAAGCACCTTAATTTTCAAGAAGCACTTTCATTGGCAAAAGAGGGTAAAGAAGAAGTAGATACATCTTTCTACATTCCCTTGTTACAACAATGCTTAGAAAATGGCTCCATTTCATCTACACAAATTATTCACTGCAGCATAGTGAAAACAGGTAACCATGAAGACCCTTTTTTGGCAACATTTTTGCTCAATGTTTACGCCAAATGCGGTAACATGGAGTGTGCTCGAAGAGCATTTGATCACATAAACCGGAAAAATGATGTTGCTTGGACCAATTTAATGAAAGGTTATGTGCAAAACTCGATGCCAGATCGCGCTATACATTTGTTTCAAGAGATGCTGTTACATTCGGAGTGCTACCCTTCGACTTACACTCTTGCTCTAGCCCTTAATGCGTGTACATCTTTGCAATCTTTGAAGTTAGGAGAACAATTACATGCTTACATAATCAAATGCCATGTTGATTTTGACACGAGTATCGGCAACGCGCTTTGTAGTTTATACTCTAAATGTGGTGGTAGGTTGGAGTTTGGTCTAAAAGCGTTTAGAAGAATCAGAGAAAAGAATGTTATTTCTTGGACTGCAATGATTTCTTCTTGCGGCGAGAATGGTAAACCTATGAAGGGTTTGAGGGTTTTTGTTGAGATGTTTTTAGATGAAGTGCAGGTTCAGCCTAATGAGTATACACTAACTTGTGTATTGAGTCAGTGTTGTGAGGTCAAGTGCTTAGAGTTTGGGATTCAAGTTCATTCGTTGTGCGCTAAATTAGGATACGAATCAGACCTACGCATTCGGaattctttattgtatttgtacCTTAAATGTGGTTGTACTGGTGAAGCTCAAAGATTGTTTAAAGGAATGGATGATGTCGATTTGGTTACTTGGAATGCTATAATGGCCGGACATGCAAAGATAATGGAACTTTCGAAGGATAATGTTTCTGCATACCGAAGTGGAAGTGAAGCACTCAAACTTTTCGCCGAGTTGAATCGGTCTGGAATGAGACCTGATTCGTTTACCTTCTCAAGTGTGTTGAGTGTTTGCAGTAGAATGATGGCTTTAGAACAAGGCGAACAGATTCATGCTCGGATGATCAAAACTGGCATTTTATCCGATGTTGTTGTAGGTTCTTCTATAATTAAGATGTATAACAAATGTGGAAGCATAGAGAAAGCAAGCAAAGTTTTTCTTGAGATGTCTATCAGAACAATGATTCTATGGACTTCCATGATTAATGGTTTTGCACAGCATGGTTGGTCAAAGCATGCATTAAATCTTTTCGAGGATATGAAACTTGTAGGAGTTAGACCTAACAAGATCACTTTTGTCGGTGTTTTAGCGGCTTGTGGAAATGCCGGTATGGCCGACGAAGCATTCAATTACTTTGAAATTATGCAAAAGGAATATAAACTTAAACCTGTGATGGACCATTATGCTTGTTTGGTTGATATGTTAGTGAGGCTTGGTCGGCTTAAGGAAGCTTtcgattttataaaaaaaatggattATGAGGCTAATGAGCTTATTTGGTCGAAACTGATTGCTGGTTGTCTAAGCCTAGGGAATCTAGAATTGGGATGTGATGCTGCAGAAAAGTTATTAAGTCTCAAACTAAAAGATACAGAGACATACGAATTGTTATTGAATACGTACGTCTCAGCCGGGCGGTTTGAGGAAGTTTCTTTGGtgaagaatataatgaaagaagAGAAAGTCGAAAAGTTAAAAGATTGGAGCTGGATTAGTATCAAAGACAGAGTGTATTCATTTGAAACAAATGACATCGCACAAGTCCAAACTTCACTGGTAAGTAAATCATTGGAGGATTTACTTGCGAAAGCGAAGAATCTTGGATATGAGATGTTAGAAAATGTGGAAATAAGTGacaaagaacatgaagaaaagaCTTCTTCTACCATTTATCATAGTGAGAAGCTAGCTATTGCATTTGGGTTGGAGAATTTGCCGAATTCTTCGCCAATAAGAGTTGTGAAGAATACCTTGATGTGTAGGGATTGCCATAACTTTGTGAAGTACATTTCGACACTGACTAGTAGGGAAATCATTGTTAGAGATAGTAAGAGGCTACATAAATTTGTCAATGGACAATGCTCTTGTGGGAATGTTGGTGGTTTTCTCTTATATCCTCTATAA